The Liolophura sinensis isolate JHLJ2023 chromosome 6, CUHK_Ljap_v2, whole genome shotgun sequence genomic sequence AGAACTTCTCGTAAATCACGTAGTAGTATATCGATATAACCCAGGCAACGACTTTTACGAAAACAGTCACGAGACATGTGACTTGGAAGGCCCGTTCACACGATGCATTGTATGATATAAACTTGACTTACACGACAGATGTTAACGTGTGAACATACGAGTTGTATCGACTTGTGACGCTTAAAATTTGTCGAGTACGAGTTGTATGAAATTGGTTTTGCTCTGTTTCTGTGCGATTTGTTGTTACCGCGCGAAGTTTTTCCAAAGTGTCCCCAGGAGGTTTGTGCCAGAAATGCTGTTGGTTTACTCCGGGGCATGCGTCACTCAAAATTACCCATAGTCACCTTACTAGAGTTTCTCAGTATGAACAATAGCCCAGAGTAAAACTAAGCCAGGATGAACATCTTCATGGGTTTCAGGAATAGGTCATGATTACCTATTATTATACATTAATTAATTGTACACATTGTTCTTGTGCAGACCGTTAgcaatctgttaaattcaagttcatttatttatgaatgtacAATACCATTTCTTGTCGTTCTTCACATCGAATGATTCAACGGCTGCAACtggtatatttttatatggaaATATCTCTTGATGCTTGAAATAATATACACGTATCGCAGTTcaatttactttttctttttacaaatcACTGAAACAAGATACGAAGGGTATATGGTGATACAACTTTTTGACAATAATTTAGGCATGTGCAGTTTTCTTGGGACCCCGTTCTGCAAAGTGCGAAACGTCATGGCAATGTATCCGGGCACTTCCGTATGCGTCACCACGAGAGTGCCGCTTACGCAAATTCGCGCACGCCTTGTTGAACGGGCCCCTGtggtatattattatattgGTCCGTTCTGTTTTATGCACGTAATTAGACAACCGTGAATTGGCAGTTATAATGTGTCACCACTTGCTAGTTTACTGGATTCAGGCTTTGAAATCTCTAGACTTTCCAACCCGAAGGTGCCTGGGTCCTCTGCCGTGTCTGCAGACTCACATTTGTACTTCAGATCGAGCACGTTAAACTCCGGGGAGGGATTTGTCACAGCACGGCTCAGATCTTCTCCTGAAAGCGACAAGCAACGTGTTAATCGTTCATAGTCAAAATAGCTCCGGAACTATTATTAAGAATCAGAGAAACTCCTTAAAACAGCTGATCAACGTTATCATCAGTGTTGAGACAGTAGACATAATGTGAATGGTAAAAACACCAATACTACACTTACACCGTCAATCCgttatatatgtaaaaagttGTTGTATTTAGGAAGGTAAGCCTTATACTAAATTTGACCGTAAAACTAAGTTAATTTAAACCCATATCGGATGTATAGTTTGCTCCctcatttttaaaaagaaaattgttcTACCCATATTGCCAAGTATTGTTTTCCCGGCCAGAATGGTTGTGCTTCCATTGAGTAATATGTAGATATGGACGCTGCAATAGAGCTGGGGTAAGAAAGTGTGCATGTCTGTAAACTCGACTAAATCGCTTACCACCGATCCCATAAACCTGCATAGCTGCAATTTCTGGGTTCCTGGATTGGTCTAAGGCAAAGTTGGCGTGGTCACAGTAGAGAACATCTTGAAGCTTAGCCATGTCCTCGACCCTCATCCACCCGCAGGTGGGCGAGCCCGACGCCCCCTGGCCCACCGTGCACTCGCTTTGCCTAAAAGGTTGCTCGGCAGAACCCTGGCCACTGCTGCTTCCGTTTTCTGTCTTGTCTGCATCAGTGGCCGAACTTCCCTGAAACGGAATTCGGAAGCCATAACTCAACCGGGTACATATATGTCGAGCTCCTTGTCTTGGTTAAAGCATTGGGTATATTCTCCATCTCATGCAAATACATGACGTCTGCAAGGTGTTAGTAAAAACTAGAATTCAAAAATCGTAATACATAGCAAAGCGAAACTGTCGGTAGTATTTTATGCAGGTGTCGATATGTCAACATAGTTATAGTGTTTTAGGGCTAGAATTTATCTGTCCCTACACTACATTCTCACTCTCTAGCTATGCAGACATTCAAGAAAGATCCCGACTCATCTGTACTACCTGGTCTGATTTTTCTATATGACGGTCCTGCTCAGTCGATGGCTCCACCTGGTTTACATCCGGTGACGTATCTCTGTCGGGATCATGTCCCATTTGCCGCTTCGAGACGAGATTGGTCGTCTGCTCCTCTATCAATCGCTCTTGTAACGACCTGATGCACTTCTGTTGTTTGAGAACCAACAGCTTTAGCTCGTTAATCTGCGAAAAGAATCACAGGTGCATAACTGATGTCAACACTTGATGTGGAACCTGTGCCTCTAAAGTCATCGTTATCATTTATCAATCTCAACCAGCCTTATACAGAccaaatgttcacaaaacttcgtaataAGTTTCTCGTAATTTCCTCGTAAATGACGTCACCTTATAGCACTATAACCCAGTcaacgtcttttacgaaaaaagttaCCAGAAATATGACTtgcgaagttttgtgaaagtgaaagtggcCCCAATAGTCACAAATGTGGAAACCAGATCTATTTTGGTGCGCATCGAGTCGCTCTGCTTATACAAGAAGACAAGACCACGGCATTACCACGTCTTAGACAGCGGTTTCTAAAGACTTTACTCGTCAGCCTGACTTTCTTTGTATAAATCTAAGCAATACATTCACAAATAATTACATTACTTCAGTTTGTTACTTTATCACATGTTCTTAACAGTATTTAAGCCACTAGATCTGAAGGCAAATTCTCTTGTGATGTTGCTCGCTGGACAAATAAACTAGGCATATACTGTTTAAGTTTGTATCAATAGCCCTTTAAACTATATCAGTAAAAGAGAAACTCGAAAGTATACACGCCAAAGTACCTTATCCTGTTTCTCCACATTCAGACAGAAGGCTTTCTCCAGGTCATGCTTTGATTTCAGCAGTGATTTTAAATGTTGAGATTTGAGACGCCGACTGCTGTGACCACCTGGAAAAGTATGCACAAAGATGGCATATTTTTCCTTGAATCCTAAATGCATAACATGTTTGCAAATCGCGCCAAAATGCTTTCCGTTACAAGTGACAGGGGTACATATAACGCACTATGCATCTGTGTGCCATTTGTTCAAGATTGACAAGTAGTTAGTAACATATACAGCCCTAACAATAAACAGAACAACATCATGAGAAAGCTCTGAATGAACTTCACTTTGGAACATCTGAACACCAGGTATGGTGAATTCTTCACTGGGATTCACACGCTCTATATTCATGGTTTTGAAGTGATGTTATAGTTGCACTGAGGCAATCATCGGCATCCTCTGTGGTCACGGGAAACAGTTTAAGGGGTAGACAAAGCTTTAACCCAGAGCAcccttgaataagattttaccgtaaaaaaatgaaaactctcaAGTAAGAATAATGCGCCTGGCTTTCAAATATAAGTTTTTAGTCCCTTCTATAAGGTACTAGAAATTTTCAAGTCAGCATCTCGCCCATTAATAcctatattatttattactcaTTACGAAGAAGTCGGATGATCAAAATTAAATAATAGCTTCGAATTCCCACAACTGTTACGCCTCGAATGATACAAAGTTTAGACAGACCACTGAACAATAAAGATAATATACCCATCCCATACCATCTTTATTTGCCACGGCTGTTAACAACTGAACGTTCTCCCGCCGCAAATCAACCACTTCCTGTGTAAAAGCTCGGCTCATGGCATTCCAGTCTCTCTCCTTATCcttcatgtatttctgaaatatgCACAGAATACCGAATAAAACATAGCTGGGCCTGTAAATGATGAATGATAGGCTTACCGCTGATGTGTTGGATAGGTTTTCAAGCGGCGAAGTTTTAGGTCTTGCTGAGAGTGACCGCTACGTCACAGACTTTCCCGAACTGTCAATGAACAACACGCGTTAAACCAATCATGATTAATATTGTTGCAAGTGGGTTCACCGTATACCCCACACATTTCTTACAATGGAGAATTGTGTAAAACACAACCAAGCCTATGAAAAATCGGTCATGAGCTGTGAACTCTCGTGttcctttcctttattacgtcacaataaGTGGTATATGCGTGTTCATAAAAACAGATATGAAGTACACAAGCACTCCAACCTCATAGAAGAAAATGACGTGTTCTCCTGCGATaggaccttctgtgtagctcgtcctcgagtctcccattgtcCAATCTTTCTCTGAGGTCATGTCATCATGGTTTCACAGGGACAGAGGATAAAAAGCATTGCCCCTACATCATTTTTCTCTGTGACCTAAATTTTATACACTGCACAGCTAAATTACTGCGCAGACAGACGTCATTTTTCATTGTGACTCATGTATTCCATGGCGCGCCGTTGTGATGTCAACGCATTATACCAACGCTGTCTGCAATTGACGCAGCtagtatgattttttttctcagctcAACTTCACATATACGCAAGACTGGCGTAATGATGAATGTTGTAAGAACAAAATCGTTATCTGCAGGTATAGAAGGGTATATGGGAATTTAAACCCTGGATGTAAAATTTTAACCCTTCCCCACAGGCGGATAACTTATAACATTGCCAAGAGAAGGGGTCGTGGAACATCAAACGTGTGAGAGATCTATCCATTCTATGGAAGTTCAAGTTTTTCTGCCTATGTGAGAACGCAAATCATTATACAAAAGTTATTTGACTGCTTTTAATACTGGCCTTTTTTCGATAAATGGGGTATTTATGTCATATCCTGTCTTGATAATAGTGATGGTTATCGCCATATGACCTAACGGAATATTTTATTGACGTTTCATTATTATGACGCAATATGACGTCGAACACCATGACAACGCCTGTTTATGACGTAACTATCACTCGCCACCGTGGTAACTCGCAGTGGGCAAAAGAGGGAGGCTGAAGCTAGGCATCCCAAGCTTGTAGGTATAACATTGTGAGGTTTTTGTATCGTTCAGGTTAGGTTTTTATCTCATCTTTCATCAGTGACACTtgatatttcagcattttaacaTTCATGCAAATGAACCGTAAGACATCTCATTAGCAGTTATCTGACAATCAGGTACCACTTTTACAAAAGTTCCAAAATCAGATTTCTCCCAACTTTTTTGGTACGGCTTGAGCGTCTAGGTTGTCTAAATCTATGCAATACATGCAACATGgtataatacaaacaaaaatcttGCGAAAGTGCAATCTGATCTGTAAACACAGGTTTACTTTGAACAGCTGGTGTTGCTAAGTTTAATTTTTAAGAAACTTTAATGGCGTGTCCCAGGATATAGTAGTGTGAGTGCAGAGACGCTGTGATTACCTCTAGTTGCCTGCGCTCTTCCCTCAGTGACCAGATCATCTGGATAGCCTGGTCTATCAAATCCTGGAGAAACAGCGAGTTCTGTATTCCCTGGTCAAAGCCAAGCTGGTGAGCGTCCTCTGGAACCGTCATTAAAAATTATGCATTGAAGAACTGACATTCGTGGTATTAACTATGGTATTAGACATGGTATTACGTACTTCGGTTCACAGACAGCGAAATTGCTGCATTACTCGATAAGGTAAGCCGATTTAAAAGCATGTAAGAAATGCACGAGCATGTTTCAGTAATgacatttatcataaaaataCGGAGGATTCCTTTTCTCTACACGAGTAACCGGATAACAAATGGTATTTCCTTCAATGTAAGGTGGTGCCTTATTAAGTCATTAATCAGTGGAGACATGCACCAGATGTGTATAATAAACGTACCGGTAAGTTTCTGATGAATCCACAGACATCTCTGGAACTCCTCTTGAAGGCCGGCAATCAGCAAGTCAGCGTCCACTTTCTCTTCCCCGATCATGCCCAGACGGCTACACGTCTGGGTGCACTGGTCCTGACAACCTGCATTCTCCACCCGATTATCATTATTCACGGGGGTGTCCGCGATTTCGGCCGACCTGGGCGTGTCGAGATCATTGCTCAGACCGGACAGAAAGACATACTTCAGAGCCTCCAGGACACTGAGGAGAGATTCCCGTATGTGAGATGTCCCTTCGTCCAGGTAACGCTCTGCGTCCTCCACGGTGGGTTTTTCAACCGGCGTGCTGTAAGGATGTTCTTCCGACGTGTTGGGCTTGTCTTCTACTTTCCCAGGAGTTTCCACTGCACATTCGCGCCCCTGGTCTGCGGCTGTTGGACAGTTAATCTGAGGTGTTTGCTTTTCCTTTTGTCTCTCGATGACCTTCCTCTCAACACCTTCTATAAGAGTGGTCAGTATATTTTGTCTGTCCTGGTCTGAGATTTTCTTTGGCGATTTCTGCTGATCCTGTATCAACACGGATTGTTCCTGGATGGAGGGTTCCTCGAATTCATCCTCGCTGTCTTCTTCCAGGAGCTCGCGCTTTAGTTTGATGATGGCTTCATCCACACAATCATCATCATAAGAGTCCGGATTGCCCGGAGGCCGGCTACGGACGTCTACAGCTTCAAAACTTTCCTCGGACTCGCGGCTGAGAAAGTCATCCGCTCGAAAGTGAAGTGGGCAACTTTCGGAGAAATATTCCCCAGGTGAAATATTACAGAAGCCTTCTTCTGTCAGTTCCGGGTCCACCTCATCTATTCTTGTGTCACCTTTGGACCGTTGAATAGAGCTGTCGTCAAGACTTATCTCAGGACTCCGCTCGAGGTTCACAGCCCTGGGACAGAGTTTAGGATCATCCGAGAGGGGGCCATTCTTGTTGATAATATACTCTACTTCATTATCATAGATCGGAGAATCCATGGAGGAAATCACTGAGTTCATAAGGTCTGTTACTGTATCAGCTTCGTGATCCGAGTGGGAAACGGGTGTCGTATCTGCCATTCTGTACAACTGCGACGTCCTTGTCAAACGCAGATGTTCTCAAAACGTTGACATGTTGTCACATCCTTTGTGACGCTGCGGTATTTCAGATGACGTTTAAGATTAATTAGTGACGTAAATTTACCGTCACGTGTTCTTGCGCGTGCGCTGGCATTGTTAACGTTGACGACGTCATGGAGAGACAGGTGGCCAAGGGGACGGAGTATAATATAGTCTAAACGACACCATTAATGGATGTCTGTACCTTTGTAGGTGTTGATCTCATTATTTTTACCGCCATGAGGAAGTTTGCATAGATTGGTGTCTTTTACTGTGAAAAGTTTACATGCATAAGGCCTTTTTAAAACAGAATATGGGTGATTTTTGAACACCTCCCATCCCAAATGGAACACCCACAAAAAATGCCACGTAATCTCTTCTGCTATGTCTTAAAAGTTCAAAAGGGCTTTTTCATACCATACTATATTATTTGTTCTCCGAGCCGCTTtagatgttcatttttttaacgATCTAACGTAAACTTTCATTTCTGATAACGATTTAATCCATAAGTTTTATGTAAATGATCGAGGCGATAACTGCATTTTGGAATTTAACTTCTTCGCCTTGTAAGTTACACTCTGCAGTACAGTGGAAATATAAGCTGCGTTTCTTTGGTCTACTCCAGAGTCGAATGAAGGAGCGTAACTTTAATCAGCTTCTCCGTGGGGCACTATGCTATTGTACTGTTTATAAAAAAAGTTCGTTTTGATATGATGTCCGTAGATTTATGTTGCTAAGTATAATCAGATTGCTTAGTCCACACACTTGGCGATACTcatatcaataaaatataaacttttgtAATACGCCTTGAAGTACAAATCTTGTAGCTAAGTAAAACACTGAACTTTAACAGGTTAACCTAATTTGTTTATCCAACAAACTGCGTATCTTCATCAGATGTGAAGTATATATAAAAGATTTAGCGGCGTTTTCCGTTTAATTAATGTATCTAATTCACGCAATGTAGCCAAGTTTGTCGACATTCGCGATTTTGTGCCTATGTGATATGATAATATATTGCTATAGGGCTACCTGGTAGTATGGATCCTGTGTGACCAGTTTCGTGTAAACAGAATTTTTGCTGTCACGGAACATTCCCGATTGTAATCGTCTGTCCTTTACATCTGCTGTTAGTTAACGAACACAAATAAAGATACATTCAGCTTTCGTTGTCGAACGGCCGTTTGCTCCActtaacgtacatgtatcatggttTCATTATACAAGCCCGCCAGATTTAATATCGATTAAAATTGCATTGATTGTATATGTGTGTACGTTTATTAGGATAAACGGCTTAGAATAATTTGGTTGCTTTTGATCAGCCATCCTCAAATATCTTTTTCAGTGCATGATGTAGTGTGTAACTAAAAGTATAGGAATACCTCCATGCCTTAGGCAATCCGATATAAATACCATACTGAATCCTCAAGGCATTAATCACCAAGAAACCATGGAACACGAAGCCTGGTTACTCTGAATCGTGACGTCATCGAAGATTGGCAGCTCTTCATTGACTACATGACGCGAGGATATTTCGGGAAAAGaaaatgtgttatgtatgaacaaaatgacaacttAGATGTAAGCGCCCGTGATTTTTCGCGTGCTATCAAGTGCAATATGGCTtatatgtagttttttttaacatgttaattttgtgCATACATGGTCATGCGACTGTTCTAGCTACTAAGCATGTGTTATAATATGTGCAGTCAATGTATATCgcgtaatatatatatatatatatatatatatatatatatatatatatatatatatatatatatatatataaaagctaTGTTTATGATCATGTTTAATTGCCAAATATATAGACACACATGTCCACAGTCAGATTGTACAACCATtccatgctatatatatatatatatatatatatatatatatatatatatatatatatataaaagctaTGTTTATGATCATGTTTAATTGCCAAATATATAGACACACATGTCCACAGTCAGATTGTACAACCATTCCATGCTTAATCTGGACGATTAAgataacacacacatgtaaatgcaaaGGGGTTAGACTGTATTACTGGCTACTGTATTAATCCTGAGACTGCTTCACGCGTCTGTGTTGTAAATGTGGACAAGGTAAACCACATCGAGTTTTATTTAAGGTTAAACTTTGTTTCACTGTCAGTACCATCTGCATATAATTCTTCCTGTGTACCGCCCTGTGTACACTGtcaaatataagtgaaatattaattaccatatatcttaatatttatataaacagaTTATGTTACTTCGGAATATGTATTGAGCTTTTGAAGGAATTTTAGAGCGCCCTCAACTTTTCAGTACAGTTTGCCAATACTTGCGTATGATGATCCAGGTtgcatttattttgtctttctcaACACTTACTCTAATTAGGCTACTCGATATCGatgttgacaattttttttcttagatgTTTTTATTACATGACATCAGTTGGATAATCTGTTCAGAAAACCTTGTGTTTTACTCAACCTGTTCACCTAAAAACACGGGTGCGCTGCATGctaattactgtacatgtagagcgATCTAATATATTCCCATCTGCACAAATGTACGTATTCCGAGGGATAAAGACCATTCTACCGTTAGGGTGTATATTGGTGGTAAATGTTACAGAGACGATTTTACCGTCAGGGTGTATATCGGTGGTAAATGTTACAGACACGATTTTACCGTCAAGGTGTATATCGGTGGTAAATGTTACAGAGACGACTTTACCGTCAAGGTGTGTATCGGTGCTAAATGTTACAAAGACAATTTCACCGTCAGGGTGTATATCGGTGGTAAATATTACAGAGACGATTTTACCGTCAGGTGTTTATCGGTGGTAAAAGTTATAGAGACGATTTCACCGTCAAGGTGTATATCGGTGGTAAATATTACAGAGACGATTTTACCGTCAGGGTGTTTATCGGGTGGTAAAAGTTATAGAGACGATTTTACCGTCAAGGTGTATATCGGTGGTAAATGTTACAGAGACGATTTCACCGTCAGGGTGTATATCGGTGGTAAATGTTGCAGAGACGATTTCATCGTCAGGGTGTATATCGGTGGTAAATGTTACAGACACGATTTCACCGTCAGGGTGTATATCGGTGGTAAATGTTACAGACACGATTTTACCGTCAGGGTGTATATCGGTGGTAAATGTTACAGAGACGACTTTACCGTCAGGGTGTATATCGGTGGTAAATGTTACAGACACGATCTCACCATCAGGATGTATATCGGTGGTAAATGTTACAGAGACGATTTCACCGTCAAGGTGTATATCGGTGGTAAATGTTGCAGAGACGATTTTACCGTCAGGGTGTATATCGGTGGTAAATGTTACAGAGACGATTTCACCGTCAAGGTGTATATCGGTGGTAAATGTTACAGACACGATTTTACCGTCAGGGTGTATATCGGTGGTAAATGTTGTAGAGACGATTTCACCGTTAGGGTGTATATCGGTGGAAAATGTTGCAGAGACGATTTCATCGTCAGGGTGTATATCGGTGGTAAATGTTGTAGAGACGATTTCACTGTCAGGGTCTATATCGGTGGTAAATGTTGTAGAGACGATTTCATCGTCAGGGTGTATATCGGTGGTAAATGTTACAGAGACGATTTCCCCGTCAGGGTGTATATCGGTGGTAAATGTTATACATTTTCCAtggtaaatatcacaaaatattttgtattttatatatcttCTAGTCAGTTGTAATTTCATTTGGAATGTGTGATATATGTCCCttgatatatgtatactgtaagaAATACAGAGAGAATGATACCATTGTGTTACATGGTAGCTTCCATTGCCTTCATGTGCTGCCTCCATCCCGTCTGCCTTGCAGTTGGGTCCCTAATaacaatagatttatttatttatctgatagttgttttacgccatactcaagaatatttcacttagacgactgcggccaacattatggtgggaggaaactgggcaggacCTGTGGAAaaccgcgaccatccgcaggctgctggaagatcTTTCCACGCACGGCCAGAgccgaagccagcatgagctggagttgaactcacagcgactcacatcggtgagaggctcccgagtcaATGCGCCAATGCATTTTGATTGTAAAGCGGGCTTTATGTACGATATtaataatgacgtcacattCACTTGTACCTGATCCTAAAGTAAAGTAAAGTACTAAAGTACAATGTATAGGAAGGCCAATGTAATGTCAGATTGGCCTTTTCTTGCACGGGCACACATTACATGAGTAAAGACTCTTTTTCAGACCAGGTGAACAAAATGTCGTGTTACTTCATTGACGGCATACATAACCAGTATGGCCCACACACCCactttataataaaaatatacatgactGCATTTCAGTCAGTGgggaaaaaaactaaaattattttaagatACTGTTTTCAACGGTGTTTCACGTAACTGGTGGAGGCTTCATTTTCACGTGGTCTTGTTCGAAACCTGTAGGTGTGTGATAGTCAAGTGACAACAGTTTGGCTATATAGAGCCTCAGTCTCATACTGATATTTTGAGtcttatttttgtgttattattgtGTGCGACATCATAACcagaccgctttggtggcctaactGTTATAACGCCCGCCTCGAAGTCgtgagacctgggatcaaacccggtcaggtcataccaaagactttaaaaatggtacttgtttctgcctcgcttggccttcagcactgagaggtaagaacaacacacacacacacacacacacacacacacacacacacacacacacacacacacacatatatatatatatatatatatatatatatatatatatatatatatatatatatatatatatatatatatatatatatatatacataactgcGATACATACTGTGCCAGAAATACGTGTGAATGTACACGTATTATAAGTGAACCACGAATCACCTCATCTCTGTATACAACTTAGTTGTGTGTTGTTATGTACAATAGTCCGTCAACTCCAGAGAGATCCCGATCATGCATGTATACGTAGCCTACTAGGTTTGAGTCATATCTGTCACTTGGTGTATATCATACTACTCTCATCCCCAGGCAGTGCGGAACAACGATCCGCGTACTTAAAGGTGAATGGCGATATCTTCGTGAACATCTCACGGCCATGATTAATTGCGGTAAGACACATATTTTGCTTAAATCGATCgtcacttttttctttattatgcaCTCTTTGGATTGCACTTCACAATTAGCGATCTGTATGGGATATACGACGgggtcatgtaaatgcatgactAAATTTTCGTCCCTAGAGCACAGCCTGCCGATATTGTACATCGTCATTTAGTAGGCATCtatatttcttaaatttttccttttttttacgGCTTTGGGTTTATTAAAATAGTGCAAGTTGATAAAAATATGCGCATATAGTTGTTACAATATGTGACTTTCTTTGTTGTTCTCTTTTCTTCACAGCCAAACACAAAAAGCATTCTAGATACGATGATGTCAtcaattgttatttttttacagtgaTCACGATGAATACGAAGGTCACTTTCTTACAATAGACATTTGTTATGACCTCGATACGTGAATATAGGTTAATTTTAAGTTATATGCGCATAGCCCATATCGAAGGAACGAAAGGCAGCGCAAAATTAAAGTTATGTTAAATAGGTAGTCAAAGAAAATTtatcaataaacatttatttagcGATATACAAGAAAtccatatgtatttattcacccttacactttcagaagcattCCCAACACAAGTTTCGCTTGCTATTACGTGCAACAAAGGAG encodes the following:
- the LOC135468939 gene encoding uncharacterized protein LOC135468939; amino-acid sequence: MADTTPVSHSDHEADTVTDLMNSVISSMDSPIYDNEVEYIINKNGPLSDDPKLCPRAVNLERSPEISLDDSSIQRSKGDTRIDEVDPELTEEGFCNISPGEYFSESCPLHFRADDFLSRESEESFEAVDVRSRPPGNPDSYDDDCVDEAIIKLKRELLEEDSEDEFEEPSIQEQSVLIQDQQKSPKKISDQDRQNILTTLIEGVERKVIERQKEKQTPQINCPTAADQGRECAVETPGKVEDKPNTSEEHPYSTPVEKPTVEDAERYLDEGTSHIRESLLSVLEALKYVFLSGLSNDLDTPRSAEIADTPVNNDNRVENAGCQDQCTQTCSRLGMIGEEKVDADLLIAGLQEEFQRCLWIHQKLTEDAHQLGFDQGIQNSLFLQDLIDQAIQMIWSLREERRQLEKYMKDKERDWNAMSRAFTQEVVDLRRENVQLLTAVANKDGGHSSRRLKSQHLKSLLKSKHDLEKAFCLNVEKQDKINELKLLVLKQQKCIRSLQERLIEEQTTNLVSKRQMGHDPDRDTSPDVNQVEPSTEQDRHIEKSDQGSSATDADKTENGSSSGQGSAEQPFRQSECTVGQGASGSPTCGWMRVEDMAKLQDVLYCDHANFALDQSRNPEIAAMQVYGIGGEDLSRAVTNPSPEFNVLDLKYKCESADTAEDPGTFGLESLEISKPESSKLASGDTL